A region of Nerophis ophidion isolate RoL-2023_Sa linkage group LG28, RoL_Noph_v1.0, whole genome shotgun sequence DNA encodes the following proteins:
- the LOC133545275 gene encoding endonuclease 8-like 1 isoform X1, producing the protein MSKLNIPPFVPARTVLEGLESEDACEDKKAVKKEIHSKKGAKKDKMEEENTDLLRLCHTVPLEVVNLGGKGYDPEKKDYSGFEAWLQCYYVDGMKSVRDHNGRTMWFKGDPGPMAPKESKSPKAKKRKDTDADHDYPRKKKVSRKHNSDSTVKKKAAKKPTKAAKEEENGPQEEATPRRRSANTPQQEPKSTSGRRKKNNTEPAAGLILIILPFSENIKSLIFEDPIPTHLSVCANYKIACTVGGRVVCDLLCAIDSSKSGTDHPIFVY; encoded by the exons atgtccaa GTTGAACATTCCACCCTTTGTGCCTGCCCGGACTGTGCTGGAAGGCCTCGAGTCAGAGGATgcgtgtgaagacaagaaagctgtaaaaaaggagatccatagcaaaaag GGAGCCAAAAAGGACAAAATGGAAGAGGAGAATACAGACCTGCTCAGACTTTGCCACACAGTACCGCTGGAGGTGGTGAACTTAG GTGGGAAAGGTTACGATCCAGAGAAGAAAGACTACTCAGGTTTTGAGGCCTGGTTGCAGTGTTACTATGTGGATGGAATGAAGTCTGTACGCGACCACAATGGCAGGACTATGTGGTTCAAA GGCGATCCAGGTCCTATGGCTCCTAAAG AATCAAAGTCTCCAAAGGCCAAAAAGAGAAAAGATACAGATGCAGACCATGATTACCCCCGCAAGAAAAAG GTGTCCAGGAAACACAACTCTGACAGCACAGTGAAGAAAAAAGCAGCCAAAAAGCCCACAAAAGCAGCaaaggaagaagaaaatggacctcaagaagaagccacacccagaagaagatcagcaaacacacctcagcaagaaccgaaatccacgtcaggcaggaggaaaaagaacaatacagagccagctgcaggtctgattctaataatactcccattttctgaaaatattaagagcctgatctttgaggatccaattcccacacacttatctgtgtgcgcaaactataaaattgcatgtactgttggtggacgtgttgtatgtgatctactttgtgcaattgatagcagcaaaagtggcacagatcaccctatttttgtgtactag
- the LOC133545275 gene encoding endonuclease 8-like 1 isoform X2 — MEEENTDLLRLCHTVPLEVVNLGGKGYDPEKKDYSGFEAWLQCYYVDGMKSVRDHNGRTMWFKGDPGPMAPKESKSPKAKKRKDTDADHDYPRKKKVSRKHNSDSTVKKKAAKKPTKAAKEEENGPQEEATPRRRSANTPQQEPKSTSGRRKKNNTEPAAGLILIILPFSENIKSLIFEDPIPTHLSVCANYKIACTVGGRVVCDLLCAIDSSKSGTDHPIFVY, encoded by the exons ATGGAAGAGGAGAATACAGACCTGCTCAGACTTTGCCACACAGTACCGCTGGAGGTGGTGAACTTAG GTGGGAAAGGTTACGATCCAGAGAAGAAAGACTACTCAGGTTTTGAGGCCTGGTTGCAGTGTTACTATGTGGATGGAATGAAGTCTGTACGCGACCACAATGGCAGGACTATGTGGTTCAAA GGCGATCCAGGTCCTATGGCTCCTAAAG AATCAAAGTCTCCAAAGGCCAAAAAGAGAAAAGATACAGATGCAGACCATGATTACCCCCGCAAGAAAAAG GTGTCCAGGAAACACAACTCTGACAGCACAGTGAAGAAAAAAGCAGCCAAAAAGCCCACAAAAGCAGCaaaggaagaagaaaatggacctcaagaagaagccacacccagaagaagatcagcaaacacacctcagcaagaaccgaaatccacgtcaggcaggaggaaaaagaacaatacagagccagctgcaggtctgattctaataatactcccattttctgaaaatattaagagcctgatctttgaggatccaattcccacacacttatctgtgtgcgcaaactataaaattgcatgtactgttggtggacgtgttgtatgtgatctactttgtgcaattgatagcagcaaaagtggcacagatcaccctatttttgtgtactag